The genomic DNA GTGAGAAACGGGGTGGCTATGAACGTTCTATGTGGTTGATAAGCGGTTTCAGGCAACCATGGCTCAGTAGTGGATCCCTCCCATCTAACTAGCCTTTGGAAACGAATGACGCATCTGATGATACAAGAAGACAAGTAGTGGAGACAGCGCACTAAGAAACATTGGTATAGAGACGATGATCTTAATACAAAATTTTTACATGCCTCTGCCACTTCTCGGAAAAAGGTAATCCGCATTTTTTCCTTAGAAAACAACGTTGGTGAGGGAATTTCATATGATAATGGTATGTGTCAGGTTGCAAAGGGGTATTTTGAAGAATTGTTTTTAGGAAGAAAAATAGCATTAGAGCTTCGGTTGTTGGTGCTATTTTAGAGGTAGTTATAGATGAGGATAGCAATTTCCTTACTACTCCTTTTCATACACAAGAGTTCAAGGAACCCTTGTTTTCCATGCACCGGACAAGTGTCCAGGACCGAATGGtttcaattatgtttttttttttaaacattttttgtcTGTTTGTAGCCCTGATACATTTCATAAATGTTACACATGGTTGAGTAATAACCAAATCCCTTCCTCTCTAAACTTTGATAACATTGCCTTGATTCCTCGGGGGAATGAACATAAGACAATGAAGGATTGGCGACCAATTGCATTGTGTATATTCTTTATAAATTACATGTAAAAGTTCTTGCTAACCGACTTAAGCATATATTACACAAATGCATCTGTGACAATAAGTCACCTTTTGTTTGAGAGtctttttgtaacaatttttgttttttctcattTGATTTAACTATACTCTTTTTTCTAGTTCTTTTGGCACTTCTGGTGCTATAACTTCATGTgtgttttaatatatttcattttaccttcttcaaaaataaatattttaaaaaatatatataaattgttttttttaattattttcctgAAAACGAGAATTTTACGtgtaacaaattttaattactgaaaagataaaaatattttgatttctaattaaattgaaataaaaaaaaaaatcaattttgaatgtTATCTAAATATGAATCATACACAATTGATTCTTCATGATTCGGATGTATTAAATATGACTAATTGAGTCATGCATTTTTTGAGTCATACATGTTTCTCGTTAAAAACACATCtaaccagtggcggagccacgtATTGGTCAGCTGGTGCAGCTGCATCCCCTCAAAGTTTTAAATTTAGACcaatatttcttattttattcattttgaacCTCCTCAAATTATAACTTTGCACCAGCTTAAATCTTGTCACTGCACAATGGTAATAATAATAGTGACGTATATGCAGCTAATAATAATAGGTCAAAACAACGTAGCCATTGGGCTGGACCCTACTAAATGTAGTGATATATGCAGCTCATAATAATAGGCCAATATATATGTTACACTTAATACTTGAAAAAAAACTATGGGACactcaaaaatttaatttgtatcaATATATTCggtctttaaattaatagttaaatgcgttatattttaaaaaaaattacaataactaaATTTATTATCCAAAGtatcgacgaaataaaatttattgattgttttattacgataaaatataaaaaatttgatatgattcttataaacaatgagatgatatttttttttcttatgaaatgacattttataaaataccaatttgaaaaataactctttatttcataaaaataattggttattttaaaaaacacgtgtaccggtacacttaaAATGTAACTTGACATCAATTTGGATCAAATTTAAGAGACTAAACTCTTACAATGTGATAGACTAATGTTTAAATCTGACTTAAAGAGATACTTGTGTTTTGTACTTGACATATTTCGAAACTCAAATAAGATTATCCTCAACAAGAAGAacttataaaaagaaatattaatttGAGGATAAAAATGTAAAGAGGATAAAAATGTGaggtaaataatatttttattaaaatttagttATTCTAGTATTTATGAATAAACCATAATTGTATCTTTATcttcatacatacatatataattataataatatgtacaaaaaaaataacaataatgatgataaatttttttaaaaaaattgcaccTCCTGACCCGAGGTCCTGGCTACGCCACTGCATCTAACTACTTACAAGACACCACCAATATGTCTTATATCTTATAATATACATGTTTTTCTATGcttcatgtattaaatatgatttttgaagtCAGGGTTCGGCCCTTTAAATTTGGATGTCTTGGACGAATCAAGAGAGTGGtgtccttataaaaaaaatttcacaaaaattgataagattaagagaaATGATCTAAAAGACTATTAAACATTTCATTTGACATTGtacaagaaaaacacaagtatGAATCATTGAAGTGTGAACCAATTAGCTATTATTCATcttccttttcctcttctttgatttgttattgtttcctataaaaaaaattgaccaagcatttaaaactatttaaatattttcttcgttgaattttttgttgcaaaatcaTCAATAATTCGTTCAAAATCAAGGTTCTTCACAAAAAATCCATCTGTTTATTATTCACTCCATATCATTATTTCAATTTAAGTACCCCAATTAAACTATTGACTATTTACTTGCTTTCCACAAATTACTCATCAGTTCATTTGCTAATTGATTTTTTGGTACatgaattcaaatattaaaaaagtgtaacaaacacaaatttttTGATTACCATACAAAATATAtcatgtaacaaacacgatatgagtaTATGTAGATTTTTCCTTTATCCttaataaaagtgtaacaaactagatcaAATATAtgttcttataaatataatcaataagaaaaggaaaattatcATCGATACATcgagataaaatattttatatacagGCAAACCAAAATAGGTCGAgttgataaataattttgttatatgcttTGACAATAATTTGTAGATACATCGACGTACAGATAATTTCTATTAATCACGTGTCcatctttccgctctttttactgtgataacgtttgaaaattatgaactatgtttttttttttttttaatgaaattttggttttgagaaaaacaacaatctttatttcaaaaaaagttgtttaaatgtATAATTGGGATAGTGAAAAactaagtataaatatattcatctagtttgttatactttttaaatgataaaggaaaaaaaataagatatatatatatattcatatcttgtttgttacatttgttttaatatttaaatttattcttatctatttgttacatgtgttatttgtattgaaaattgagggtatttttgaaaaggaaaaatccAGTCCAAAAGTGTTGAAATGTGTAGTTTTCTTTTATTGAAAATACCAatttttttgacttttaaaaagttaaatactcACCTATTCACAATTCTCAAtgcaatatatataatttggtgCTCTTAACTAGTGCCCCTTTCTTTATAtaaagtatatatattattgcgGTGGTCGGATTTTGAACcgcggaccttacatatattatgtatagtctataccaactgagttaagctcacgaggatatatagtatatatttaaaaatttaaaaattgttatcaaaattatacaaactaacataataaaatatattcgtgttagcgcaataaaaatgcggacaaacaaacacattcGCCTTTTAGCTAGTGTGTGTATATGTACACACACATTCGTcatatcttattttaaaaaaattatcaatccaatggtaaaaattaatttatgcataacgcaaaatatattttatttatctattttattttaaaattgttaaacCGAACGACGAGACTCCCAACTAAGCCCTCAGCTTGTGTATGAGTTTTAtggtctatctaaaaaaaattggcatgTAATGTAGTCTCCTCCGATAAGTGAAAAGTGTACGTACTAATTCAGTTAGAGAGGTCTTCACCAAAACACTGAAATATTCTAACAAAAACCAAACTCACACTTCACActcatttatttcatttctcGCTCTTCATTCGCTAGGGTTTCTCTCCCAATCTCCAATGGCAGAAGTTCTCACCCCCATTCCCTCCGATTCCCTCGACCAATCCTCCCCAACCACCACCTCCCCTCCACCACCGCCTCCACAACCACAATCACCTCCTCCCACCTCCGCCCCCGATTCCGATCTCCCTCTACCACCTCCACAATCCTCCTTCCGCCGCAGAGACTACCGCCGCGATGATAGAGATAGAGATTTCGATCGTCCTCCTCCTCGCCGCGAGTATTATGACCGTAACAACATATCGCCTCCGAGGGATAGAGATAGAGATTTCAAACGCAGGCGTAGTCCCAGTCCTCCTCCATATCGTGACCGCCGTCATTCACCACCAATGCGAAGGTCGCCCCCgcattataataattataaacgCTCCAGGAGAGGTGGTAGTCCCCGTGGCGGTTATGGACCCGATGATAGGTAAAATTGCAATGCCAAAATTTGTTCTTGTTCTGGGAGAATTTCGAAGCGTGAAATTGCAATGTAGAGAATTTATCGATTATGGAATTTATTAACGTTAAATTGCAATGTTGTAATGGCTagaatttgtttttgttctgctaattcaaattttcaattattgaattttatgttattaGCTACTTGTTGCTGTTGCTATTTcaaatttctctctctaaggAATTTATGACACTGAgcggtaataatttgagaaaatgaattatttgaatgtGGTTACATGTGCGTGTCAGTGTCCGAACACTGGTCACTCCTTTGATCAGAGGTGTTGGTGGTACACAGTGGTTGTATTTTGAACTTGTGTGTCAAGTGAATTTCACGTTTAGAAAACGAGTCATGTGAATACTCTAGAAAACGAGTCAAGTGAATTTCACTTTTAGATTGTAGTCTTTGGCAGGTTCGTtgagaataattttttagttttcatttacagtttcatttttaattacaaaattacTGATTTTACTTTGCTTTCTGATTTCAATGATTGtgtataaatatttgaaaacaaGGTGATACTTTAGTAGTAaaagtgaaaatagaaaatgaaatctgaaatcagaaagaaaaaaaaaatccaaaatcagATAATCCTTTTTTATGATTCCATAGTTTTGGTGCACTTCATGTGGTAATGATTAGAAAGCTGAGTGTTCAcacttttcttttataatttctgatattttaattattggATAATATAAATTTCAATATTGATGTGGATCCAAATGGACACACTAGTACAAAAAGTTCGACTACATGAGGATGAGTTGTTAATATGAGGAATGGTTTAGTATCATTTGTGTTCTTTTTgtagaaaaatcattttgataGCAATGTTCAATGAGTTGGTAGCTGAACTAGTTCATTAATTCTAGTTATTTCGTCTAATACCCTAAATTATATATAGGATATGCTTTATCTGACTGTGTTTTCATCATCTGATTACCGCAGATCTGAATATGATAATTACGGTGGTTATGAAAGGGGTGGAAGAGGTGGTTATGATAGGGGTGGAAGAGGTGGCTATGATAGGGGTGGACGAGGTGGTAATGATAGGGGTGGAAGAGGTGGCTATGATAGGGGTGGAAGAGGTGGTTATGGTGATGACAGGTCTTATGGTAGGTTTGGAAATCGTTCTGGAGGAGGATATCAAAATGGGGTCTCTGGTATGTTAATAGTTGCTAATTACATAGGTTCTTCCTTTTTTCCGTCATTCCGTTTCATGCATGACAAAGCattaagggcctgtttggactagcttatttgaacttatctactagCACACATTTTGTGAGacgggagaacttatgaaaatagcttatgacaattttcataagctttttcaacttattttcataagttcggCAATATAGCTTgtagaaacaacttataacgtaaacaaaaacaatttaacattattttatcctTTACTATAAGAATAGCTTATGCAAGGTTATACATAAGCGCTTGTTCTATAAGCTGGAAATAAGTTtttaatccaaacaggccctaattCTAGTTTGTACAAGTAACATGAACTCCTTCTTCAATATCTTCCATTCAACCCTCTCTTCATCCAATCACAGGCCTTGGTAAAAGAAATCAATGTGTATACTATAtacttatgtttttttattttttctgataCCTTCCCTTAAACTATACAAAATATGTATGAGTTCACTGGTTGATCACCTAAGACCAGTGTTATCGATTGCGGAAAGCCAAAGTTCTGCCATTTTGAGGAGTCATATATCTGCCATAAAATGCCATGGCGCCGCCATCTTTCAAAAATTGCCTATGGTGGTTGTCAAAATATCCGCCCCAGCATTCCGCCATGCACAATATTTGACAACCTTGCCCTATCACTACCAAATTGATTCTCTATATTGTCAGTTTCTTCTCTTTATGGTTGATGGTTTTTAGTATAGTTCATGAGCTTTATATCTACAGTTAACAGCTTTTCATAATTCCCttgttcttattaattgtaatCTGTTCTTAATTTGTTCCAAAGATTGATAACagctttttaaagtttatacTCTGCATCTCTGTTTTCGAATTTGTTCCAAAGATTGATAACAGCTTTTTAAAGTTTGTACTCTGCATCTCTGTTTTCGATTTGGCTTCATCCTTGATCAAAGTACACAACCTTGCTAGTGACATAAAAATctcaaataaaaatcacatactTCTTCAGGTTTTACCCAGATTTAGAATGGGATGCTTGGTTTTTTTCACATGAATTTTATTATTGGATCAAGATGACTTATTATTTTGGTTCTTACCTTTTACAGGTATGGAATCCAATCGTGGTTATGCAGACTTGCCAAGTGGCGGTGGGCAAAGGTCAGCTTTCTAGTTTTTTTCTCAGTTGTACCATCATAGAGAATTTTATCAGTGGTTAATGAATAATTTGTCTTTATCCAAAAGATGTTTTTAGGCATTGATATTTTCTATGGAAGTCTAGATACAATGTTGACTGGATCTCCAAATTGGTTATATGACTGTTAAAAGACTCCTAAATTAGATTTCAGCAAGTCACTCAGACTCAACTTTTCTTGGCATTGCCTTTCTTGATCATGtttgatatattatttaagCAACTTGTCTTCTTCTGGCCAATTTGGAGttcatattttcaaaacaaattattgcTTTTGCATATCTCCTTTTACATGTAATTTTAATTCACCGCATGCTGTTTGTGGTTTCCTCTTTATTCCATATCAAATAACTGCAGTGCTGTATCACATCACATGTCGCCCTTGACTTTGCATGCTTTTTGGCATAtagaaaattatatcattacCATCAACAAACATGAATCTTCATCTTGCCATCAGTGAATACATCGTATCCAATGTTCCTTTTTGTGTGCAATATATATTGAGAGCATTATAGGAAACTGAATAGAGATAATGGGCTACTGAGCTTACTGTTGTTGGCTGGTATTGGCATGGAGTATCAGCTATTGGCTTAGTgcctaatattttttgtttctggTTGGGTTTTGTTGATATCTCAATGTAACAATTTGATCTGAAATTCCCTTAAAAAATTGCACTATTATAATTTCAGGTcttggttttaattttaattgttgttttaatCAATTCATGGTGAATGAATGCTTCAGCTAAAAGAAACTTCAaccaaattcattttcataatttttatatttaaaatcttGATCCTGAACTTATGGAGCACTCAGTGCATTATTTTTGTCCTGCTTTTATTTCTAGTCAGTTTTTTCTGCTTTCTACTTATAACAGTCATTTATCGGTTCCATTAAATATCTACCTGCGACACTTTAATACCTGAATGTGTCTACAATTGAGTTTCCTcagtaaataaataatgaaagtaACACTTATTGTACACAATGATTATATTATTGTCTGTTTAATGATTCTAAGCTGTCTTTATTTTACTTCTGTCTGATAATTGATCTTTCTGGAACTACATGTTAACATTAGTATAATTATGACCTGTTTTAGAGAAGGGTTGATGTCCTATAAACAATTCATTCAGGAGCTGGAGGATGATATACTACCAACTGAAGCAGAACGTAGGTAAGTTGTGGAAAATAATCTTTTGCATTATGTCTGAGAGTTTGAGTTATgtaagaaattttcatatcttCATTGACAAATGACTTCTGATTGATTTTTCTAGGTATCAAGAATACAAATCAGagtatatttctacacaaaaaaGAGCTTATTTCAGTGCTCATAAGGATGAGGAGTGGTACGTATCTTTATATTCTCTGTTATAAAACAGTCTGTAGTTTTCAATCTTTAAATGTTTCCTGTAAAACTATGAATTGCCATATTTTTGTAAGTCCACACAATCTGATGTTGATTTCCCTTTCTCGTTTTACTTTTTATATAGGTTGAAAGATAAATATCATCCAACAAATTTGCTTACAGTCATTGAAAGgtaattcttattattatttttttatatcaattttaCAGTTCTATTGAAAAACATAACGTGTTGTCCTGTTAATCTTAAtggatcatttttatttttatggggGGTGCTTACTCGATAAATAGGTggattctaatttttatttcttcatatATTTTAGGAGGAATGAAAGTGCTCGACAGCTGGCAAAGGATTTTTTGCTTGATTTGCAAAGTGGAACATTAGATCCGTAAGTTCTTGTCCTCTTTTTTACTTACGCTTGTTTGTGCAGCTCTCAATCTGGCCTTCCTTGTTCATACTTATGCATATTTTGTGTTACAACCAATGCAGAAATCCGGGTTTAAGTGCCTCTTTATCCAGCAAATCAGGGCAAGCTAGCGAGCCAAATTCAGAGGAGGAAGCGGAAGACCAAAGAAGAAGAGATGGGTGGGgttctaataaaaaaagtgatttctCAGCTGCTCCAAAGGCTCATCCTGTCAGTTCTGAACCAAGACGAATACAAGCAGATGTTCAACAGGCTCAGGCCCTTGTTCGCAAGCTTGACACAGAAAAGAGGATTGGAGATAATATTTTATGCAGCAGTGATCACAACAAAACTGATGACAAGTCTCACAATGGATCTGTGGGTCCCACAGTCATTATAAGAGGCCTGACATCTGTTAAGGGTTTAGAAGGTGTTGAGCTTTTGGACACACTGATTACATATCTGTGGCGGATTCATGGTGTAGATTATTATGGCATGATTGAGACTAATGAGGCTAAGGGTTTTAGGCATGTTAGGCCAGAAAGAAAAGGGCATGAAGAAACAGGTAAATCAGGGTCTGAATGGGAGAAGAAACTTGACTCATTTTGGCAGGGAAGGTTGAATGGTCAGGATCCATTGGAAGTACTGGCTGCTAAGGAGAAAATGGATGCTGCAGCAATTGAAGTGTTGGATCCATATGTTAGAAAAATCAGGGATGAAAAGTATGGATGGAAGTATGGTTGTGGAGCTAAGGGCTGCACAAAGCTTTTTCATGCTGCTGAATTTGTGTACAAACATCTGAAGCTAAAGCACCCTGAGCTTGCTCTTGAACAAACTTCGAAATTGCGTGAGGATCTCTATACTCAAAATTACATGAAGTAAGTAATAACTAAGACTTTCTATATTTTTTGGTCAGTATTGCGAGTATTGGTGAAAATATCACTAATAGTGGCCTTACTACTGTTGTAGTGATCCAGATGCTCCTGGTGGAAAGCCTGTCATGCAGCAACCTCAGGTAGACCACTATATCCATTGAAACATGATTTGATAAAAGTCTTTATGATCGTTGTATTTATGAGAACCTTTTTGTGTTCATGTTTTGACAGTAGCTTATCCACAATATGGCATTTCAGAACCATGGGTTCTGAACAGCTTGTCAAACAGTGAaaagtttttcttttactttcctTACTATGCGGTATATCCATGATTGAAAATAATCTGATGTATCAACCTTAAGGAGTTTAGTTTATGTCAACCTTTGTCTTGAGCTTaccatttgtttttcttttaaatattataatctatactcatttcaaattgcTATGGTcctttctgtttttttctttttcatctgtAGAAGGACAACAGGCCTTTAAATCAAAGGTTAGGTTTTGAGGGCCGATTGAGAGATGATCGTGGTAATCGTCGAGACCATGAACGGTATGACAGAATGAATGGAGATAGAGCTAATTCCCCATCCCGTGAAAGGCAGTCTAAAGCACTTGAGATGGGAAACCATGATGAAACAATGCAAGACACTTTTGCAGGGCCTGGTGTTCCTCCTTTTAGCTCAGATATTCCTCCACCAGTATTGATGCCTGTACCTGGTGCTGGGTCAGTTGCCTCTTCCAATTACCCTTCTCACAATCTGAtgtacattttttatttcttcagaTTTGGTGAGTGATTATATAACCTATAACTCTACAGGCCATTAGGACCTTTTGTTCCTGCTCCACCAGAAGTTGCAATGCAGATGTTTAGAGATCAAGGAGGACCATCTTCATTTGATGGCTCTGGAATAAATATGCTGTCTGGCCCGCATCATATGGGTGGACCGGCACCAATAATTACTCTTCCTCCAGGTTTTAGACCAGATCCTCGGAAGATGCGAAGGTAAAGTGTTCTCTGCATGACCCTTTGCTCATATATTTTGTGTGCTTCTCCAGTCTGTCCCTTTTTCTAAATTCTGGTATCTTTCATCTGGAAGTCCTCTaaattagcattttttttttcatgtccTCTTTGTTGGTGTAAAGTTGATTAAAATATCCAATCAGTTACCTCAATCCTCAGCTCCAGCTTATTTGTCCATAATCTAATGTTTGTTGATAGTTcctttatttattgttttctttttactcCTTTGATATTATAACCACAAAATTAGGAAACAGAAGCATGTGCCTGCTACATAAGAATGCAgatatcaatattttatttgcaCTTAATTGATGTCGTCAAATTTGTATTTGTTCCGTGGTTAACTTTGTATGATATACATGTTTTCCATTGGTGGTGCAGTTATCAAGATTTGGATGCTCCAGACGAAGAGGTCACCGTGATAGACTATCGGAGTTTGTAAGGTGTCTTTGGGTGACTGGTTTTGTATAAATTCTGAGATTGACTGGCCATGCGACCTGCAGAGTTGAAAGCCGACTGTGTTATTGATATTTTTGCTGGGTTCATGCTCATTTTCTTCTGCGAATTTTTCGGTgacatttttactttttacagAAATTCATGTCCCTGGGATATTTCAttatttagagaaatgataaaaAGCAATAACTATAGtccaattata from Medicago truncatula cultivar Jemalong A17 chromosome 8, MtrunA17r5.0-ANR, whole genome shotgun sequence includes the following:
- the LOC11405241 gene encoding serrate RNA effector molecule isoform X1 — protein: MAEVLTPIPSDSLDQSSPTTTSPPPPPPQPQSPPPTSAPDSDLPLPPPQSSFRRRDYRRDDRDRDFDRPPPRREYYDRNNISPPRDRDRDFKRRRSPSPPPYRDRRHSPPMRRSPPHYNNYKRSRRGGSPRGGYGPDDRSEYDNYGGYERGGRGGYDRGGRGGYDRGGRGGNDRGGRGGYDRGGRGGYGDDRSYGRFGNRSGGGYQNGVSGMLIVANYIGMESNRGYADLPSGGGQREGLMSYKQFIQELEDDILPTEAERRYQEYKSEYISTQKRAYFSAHKDEEWLKDKYHPTNLLTVIERRNESARQLAKDFLLDLQSGTLDPNPGLSASLSSKSGQASEPNSEEEAEDQRRRDGWGSNKKSDFSAAPKAHPVSSEPRRIQADVQQAQALVRKLDTEKRIGDNILCSSDHNKTDDKSHNGSVGPTVIIRGLTSVKGLEGVELLDTLITYLWRIHGVDYYGMIETNEAKGFRHVRPERKGHEETGKSGSEWEKKLDSFWQGRLNGQDPLEVLAAKEKMDAAAIEVLDPYVRKIRDEKYGWKYGCGAKGCTKLFHAAEFVYKHLKLKHPELALEQTSKLREDLYTQNYMNDPDAPGGKPVMQQPQKDNRPLNQRLGFEGRLRDDRGNRRDHERYDRMNGDRANSPSRERQSKALEMGNHDETMQDTFAGPGVPPFSSDIPPPVLMPVPGAGPLGPFVPAPPEVAMQMFRDQGGPSSFDGSGINMLSGPHHMGGPAPIITLPPGFRPDPRKMRSYQDLDAPDEEVTVIDYRSL
- the LOC11405241 gene encoding serrate RNA effector molecule isoform X2; amino-acid sequence: MAEVLTPIPSDSLDQSSPTTTSPPPPPPQPQSPPPTSAPDSDLPLPPPQSSFRRRDYRRDDRDRDFDRPPPRREYYDRNNISPPRDRDRDFKRRRSPSPPPYRDRRHSPPMRRSPPHYNNYKRSRRGGSPRGGYGPDDRSEYDNYGGYERGGRGGYDRGGRGGYDRGGRGGNDRGGRGGYDRGGRGGYGDDRSYGRFGNRSGGGYQNGVSGMESNRGYADLPSGGGQREGLMSYKQFIQELEDDILPTEAERRYQEYKSEYISTQKRAYFSAHKDEEWLKDKYHPTNLLTVIERRNESARQLAKDFLLDLQSGTLDPNPGLSASLSSKSGQASEPNSEEEAEDQRRRDGWGSNKKSDFSAAPKAHPVSSEPRRIQADVQQAQALVRKLDTEKRIGDNILCSSDHNKTDDKSHNGSVGPTVIIRGLTSVKGLEGVELLDTLITYLWRIHGVDYYGMIETNEAKGFRHVRPERKGHEETGKSGSEWEKKLDSFWQGRLNGQDPLEVLAAKEKMDAAAIEVLDPYVRKIRDEKYGWKYGCGAKGCTKLFHAAEFVYKHLKLKHPELALEQTSKLREDLYTQNYMNDPDAPGGKPVMQQPQKDNRPLNQRLGFEGRLRDDRGNRRDHERYDRMNGDRANSPSRERQSKALEMGNHDETMQDTFAGPGVPPFSSDIPPPVLMPVPGAGPLGPFVPAPPEVAMQMFRDQGGPSSFDGSGINMLSGPHHMGGPAPIITLPPGFRPDPRKMRSYQDLDAPDEEVTVIDYRSL